A genomic segment from Capra hircus breed San Clemente chromosome 7, ASM170441v1, whole genome shotgun sequence encodes:
- the GPRIN1 gene encoding G protein-regulated inducer of neurite outgrowth 1, giving the protein MRDCCPSQQKAIPTHPRHTPAQSPSMDSRHSSPSGAGEGASCSEDLGRSVAYPSMTHIPSQEAATKETLGTQGALISGTPETTFSGRPEPVSSVKTDPSPSENRNLMFLENMDSKSSKQVDSISIGKEDAESLRKTDPMLTGKTEPAIVGKGDSVASRRKDPVTPGKEEPGSLGKVDPQCSSKMDTVSLRKEEPGSLGKVDPVFPRKEEPRYSGKELQVSSEEVGPAFAEKTDLVALGKRDPELSANADPVSLEMLLPGSPGKIMPGTVALGPSGRVDPTHLGMTDPVSMVNAEIMSYTKEDPQFLGKMDPASSGKQGSTSVGMTKTMSTGQVEPMSLKNMDPMSSGEVGSVSLAKVDPVCSGEPEPLSPVQAELMSVGKTETASSRKKDLVSSRKGDPISVGNTKTSPPGKVNPESSGKIDSASSGPMGPPSSERAEAVTRGKADTLSSEKTGPLGPGKVGPPALGKADPPTSGKVDPVIKGKPEAVLPRDIDSESAGKVTPVSLGKTVPASSGKAEAVPEGKVDALPLEKGNPMNSTKVDPRASGKAESKSEGKAETTPSGQEGTVSAGKVEATSSPNEKPLGPEKPDPGSSASAGSIASGKVAPVALDKTDSVPPRKGEPPSSGKGDSLTLEKASSRQADDKPCDSAPSPADGGGRVEPASLPSSEASSLVRKDPAAARAERSPGLEAVAPPPPGPRTRDNFTKVPSWEASAPPPREDAGTQAGSQACVSVAVSPMSPQDGAGGPAFSFQGAPRAPSPAPGPPSRRDAGLQVSLGAAETRSVATGPMTPQAAAPPAFPEVRVRPGSALAAAAAPPEAVEPVRDVSWDEKGMTWEVYGAAMEVEVLGMAIQKHLERQIEEHGRQGAPAPPPPAARPGPGRAGSVRTAPAEGAAKRPPGLFRALLQSVRRPRCCSRAGPTAE; this is encoded by the coding sequence ATGAGGGACTGCTGCCCCTCCCAGCAAAAGGCCATCCCTACACACCCAAGGCACACCCCCGCCCAAAGCCCAAGTATGGACTCTAGACACAGCAGCCCcagtggggctggggaaggggcgtCCTGCTCTGAGGACCTTGGCAGGAGTGTGGCCTACCCCTCCATGACCCACATCCCTTCCCAAGAGGCAGCCACCAAGGAGACATTAGGGACACAAGGAGCCTTGATCTCAGGAACACCAGAAACCACCTTCTCTGGGAGGCCAGAGCCTGTGTCCTCAGTGAAAACTGATCCTTCACCCTCAGAGAACAGAAATCTGATGTTCTTAGAGAATATGGATTCCAAGTCTTCAAAACAGGTAGATTCCATTTCCATAGGAAAGGAAGATGCTGAGTCCTTGAGGAAGACAGATCCTATGTTGACAGGAAAAACGGAGCCTGCAATCGTAGGGAAAGGGGATTCTGTGGCTTCTAGAAGGAAGGATCCTGTGACCCcaggaaaagaggagcctggatcCTTGGGAAAGGTGGATCCTCAGTGCTCCAGCAAGATGGATACAGTGTCCCtaaggaaggaggagcctggatcCTTGGGCAAAGTGGATCCTGTATTCCCAAGAAAGGAGGAGCCCAGGTATTCAGGAAAAGAACTTCAAGTGTCCTCAGAAGAGGTGGGGCCTGCATTTGCAGAAAAGACAGATCTTGTAGCCTTGGGAAAGAGAGATCCCGAGCTCTCAGCAAACGCGGATCCTGTGTCCTTGGAAATGCTGCTTCCAGGGTCACCAGGCAAAATCATGCCTGGAACAGTGGCTCTGGGGCCATCAGGAAGGGTAGATCCTACTCACTTGGGGATGACAGATCCTGTATCTATGGTAAATGCAGAAATTATGTCCTACACAAAAGAGGACCCTCAGTTCCTAGGAAAGATGGACCCTGCCTCCTCAGGAAAGCAAGGCTCCACGTCTGTGGGAATGACAAAAACCATGTCTACTGGACAGGTGGAGCCCATGTCTTTGAAAAATATGGACCCCATGTCTTCAGGCGAAGTGGGTTCGGTTTCTTTGGCAAAAGTGGATCCTGTGTGCTCAGGAGAGCCAGAGCCCTTGTCTCCCGTGCAGGCAGAACTGATGTCAGTGGGAAAGACAGAAACCGCATCCTCAAGAAAGAAGGACCTAGTGTCCTCCAGAAAGGGGGATCCCATCTCTGTGGGAAACACAAAAACATCACCTCCTGGAAAAGTAAATCCTGAATCATCAGGAAAGATAGACTCTGCGTCCTCTGGTCCCATGGGTCCTCCTTCCTCTGAAAGAGCTGAGGCAGTGACTAGGGGGAAAGCAGACACATTGTCCTCGGAAAAGACAGGTCCCCTGGGCCCTGGAAAGGTGGGTCCCCCAGCCTTGGGGAAGGCTGATCCCCCCACTTCAGGGAAAGTGGACCCTGTGATCAAGGGAAAGCCAGAAGCTGTTCTCCCCAGAGACATAGACTCCGAGTCCGCAGGAAAGGTGACCCCCGTGAGTCTAGGGAAAACAGTCCCGGCATCCTCGGGAAAGGCAGAAGCTGTCCCAGAGGGAAAGGTGGATGCTCTGCCCCTCGAGAAGGGCAATCCTATGAACTCCACGAAGGTGGATCCCAGGGCCTCCGGGAAAGCAGAATCCAAGTCCGAGGGCAAAGCGGAAACCACACCCTCTGGGCAGGAGGGCACCGTCTCAGCCGGGAAAGTAGAGGCTACATCTTCGCCGAACGAGAAGCCACTGGGCCCAGAGAAGCCGGATCCTGGATCCTCAGCATCAGCAGGCTCTATTGCCTCTGGAAAGGTGGCGCCTGTAGCCCTGGACAAGACTGACTCTGTGCCTCCAAGAAAGGGGGAGCCCCCATCGTCAGGGAAGGGGGACAGCCTGACTCTGGAGAAGGCCTCCTCCAGGCAGGCAGATGACAAACCCTGTGACTCCGCTCCTTCTCCCGCAGATGGCGGGGGCCGCGTGGAGCCAGCGTCACTGCCCAGCTCCGAGGCCTCCAGCCTCGTCCGGAAGGACCCGGCGGCTGCCAGGGCCGAGAGAAGCCCCGGCCTGGAGGCGgtcgcgccgccgccgcccgggccGCGGACTCGCGACAACTTCACCAAGGTGCCGTCGTGGGAGGCGAGCGCCCCGCCGCCACGCGAGGACGCGGGCACGCAGGCGGGCTCGCAGGCCTGCGTATCGGTGGCCGTGAGCCCCATGTCTCCGCAGGACGGCGCGGGCGGCCCGGCCTTCAGCTTCCAGGGGGCGCCGCGCGCGCCCAGCCCCGCGCCCGGGCCGCCCTCTCGCCGGGACGCGGGCCTGCAAGTGTCCCTGGGCGCCGCCGAGACGCGCTCCGTGGCCACTGGGCCCATGACGCCGCAGGCCGCCGCGCCGCCCGCCTTCCCCGAAGTGCGGGTGCGGCCGGGCTCCGCGCTggcggccgccgcggcgcccCCCGAGGCGGTCGAGCCGGTGCGCGACGTAAGCTGGGACGAAAAGGGCATGACGTGGGAGGTGTACGGCGCCGCCATGGAGGTGGAGGTGCTGGGCATGGCCATCCAGAAGCATCTGGAGCGACAGATCGAGGAGCACGGTCGCCAGGGGGCGCCCGCGCCGCCACCTCCCGCTGCGCGCCCGGGCCCCGGCCGCGCGGGCTCTGTCCGCACCGCGCCCGCTGAGGGAGCCGCCAAGCGCCCGCCGGGCCTCTTCCGCGCGCTGCTGCAGAGTGTGCGGCGCCCGCGATGCTGCTCGCGGGCCGGGCCCACGGCCGAGTGA